The window TGATGCTCAGCGGCCCTGAGCTTGGAGTCTTTGCATCTGTAGGATCTGGCTCAGGATCCGCTGCACATCTTCATCCATCTGaccctggggcggggggaagcagagagagagagagagcctgggcACTCCTGCCCTGGCTTCCCGGTTCCCTCCCGCGCCACCCCTGAAGGCCATGAACCTCTCCTCCTGTACTGATGGGAGAACGGGCCGGGGTGTTGGTGGCCCGGCGGGACTCACCTGAATGGCATATAGGAGGTGGCTCCTGTACAAGGCCACCACTGCGCTGTGGTCCCTGGCAGCCTGCTGTGAGTATGCGGGAGGGGTGCTTAGAAAAGCAGGTCCCCCCAACACGCCCCAAAGCCCCCTTTACACCCAGAGTCCCTGCCCCAGTGTGACAGCTGCTAAAATCCTGAACTGCTTTCCTCCCCCGCCCCGTGTCCTCACCTTCAGCTGCTCCTGCAAGGCCTTGACCTGGCCTTGGAGGGCCTCCACCTCGGGGGTGCCTGGGGCCGCTGGCTGGTCCTTCAGGGCCTCCTTAAGACTGAAGACTTCCTTGGAGAGCTCTGTGATCTAGGCGGGGGGAAAGGGGGGAACCTCCAGTCACCCTGAGCCTGGGGCCCAGGACATTGGACCTCCCCAGCACCTAGGGAAGAGGCTGGTGAGGGAAGGTCACATCCTAGAGGCTAGCAAACTCCGGCCCGCGGGAGTCCAGCCCGTGAGCTGAGAATGGCTCTCACATTTGTAAATGGTTGGGGGGAAAATGTCgaaagaaaaatgatatttcatgacataggaaaatcaaatcaaattccGAGCTCGTACATAAAATTTCATTGGTGCGCTGCCAGGCCCATTCACTGACACGTCAGAGCCGAAAACATGGACTCTGGCTCTTTCCAGAAGTTTGCCAATCCTGTCACAGCCCCTCTTGCGGACTCTGGAAAGGGGAGGCTGACAGAACGGGAGGCCCAAAGCAGCCTGGCCTGGTGGGGCTGGGTCAGGCAGCCCTGGGCTTGGGTCCCTCCCTACCCCTTTCTTGCAGGAGATCTTGGGAAGACGgcttaacccctctgagcctcagtttccttatctgtaaaggaAGGAGAATCACGGTTCTCACCTTGGCAGCTTACTGTGATTCTGAACGGAGGTTAAATCTACACTGTGCCTGGCAaacagcaggcactcaataaatgctaagcTTTATTATTATACTACAGATCAGAGGtcctcaccctctgccctcaaggaacccCAGGCCATGTGTGGGGATGTCTGCGGCTGTCACAttgggggtgctcctggcatggAGGGAgtggggccagggatgctgctcagccCCCCACAGTGCCCGGGACGCCCCCCCATAGAGAATGACCTGACCCCAGTGTCACTAGGTGCCGAGGGGGAGAGATCCTGCAACAAATAAACCATAATCTCGACCAcaattttatgttcattttgcaGAAGGTGgtaacaggctcagagaggtcaactgacttgttcaaggtcacacagtgagctAGGGCTGGGGGACTCTATGCTGAGGCACCTGGGGCTCTGGGAGTCACGCGCCTGTCCAATGAGCGAGCGACCTGACGTGTCACTCTGACATGTCACAGTtggcctctcagagcctcagcttGCTCATCTAGAAAACAGGAATAAGAACGCCTTCTGGCTTTCGGGGTTAGAGGGAAATTAAAAGCGATAGTGTGTGAAAACCACCCAACTCAGTGGCCACGGCCTGCTGTCAGTCATCGTCGTTACTGAAGACCAGAACTCGGGAAGCTGGGTCCAAACGCTGGCCGAACCTCTGCAtgactgtgtgacctcaggcaagtggCATCCCCTCCCTGTGCCTTGCTTCTTCAAATGGGGACAATAAGAGCACCGATCTTACGGGAACTTGACGTGAGGATTACATGTGTTAGTCCATGTCAAATACATAGCTCGGGGCCTAGCATGCAGTAAGTGCTCAGTCAATGTTAACTGTGGTTATAATTCACAGTTAGAACAGTAGCCCACGTGTCTGAGttgtccccttccttctctgtgcctcagtctcccatCTAGAAAATGGGCTGATCTCCCAAGACTCGTTCATCTGGGACATTCTTGGATTTCCCCCAACCTCTGCTGGGTGGGAACCCCCCAAGGGAGCACAGGGAAAGGGGACGCACCTTCTTGTCCTTCTCCTTGGCCATATCCAGGGCTTCCTGGGCGCGGCTCTGGGCCTGGCGTGCCCGCTCGGCCTCGGTCCGTAGCCCCAACAGCTGCTGTTCTGCTGTGGCCAGTTTTGCCTCGGCCGCATGACGTTCACTCTTCATGAACAACGCCTCCCTCTGGACCTGCAGCCCAAGCCCATGAGGGAGCGTGACCCCAAGGACATGAGGACCCCAGAGTCTCCTGACCCTTCCATTCGGGCCCGAGGACATTCAAGCCCATTCTGATATCGAGGAGTTTGACTCAGGGAGTGCTGGGTTCTTCCCGGACACCACAAACATTCCGGCCCATTCTTACACTCGTGACGTGTTAGCTGTGTGGCTTCAGACAACTGACTCAAcctgtgtctgtttcctcatatGGAAGATCAGGGTAATAGCAGCCCCCACTTTGCAGAGTAATTGTGAGGAGGAAATGGACAAATACAGGGCATGTGCTTAGAACAGAATCattatttttccaagaaaacactcttttaaaatcagttaattcTGGCTGCCATTTACTGATCTCTTATACTATGACTGCCCTAAATCATTTATAGAGATTAAAACATTCAATTTTCACCTGAGAATTCAGAAGTATTATTATCTCTGTCCCAGGGGTGAGTAAACAGAGGCATGGAGAGAAAAATGCTTTCCCAACAACAACTAATGAATGTGGCTTCTTATTCACATATTTTGTTATAACACCTGCcagtttttgtggggttttttgttttggttcttttgtgttttttttaatattattattattactattatttttaaagattttatttatttagttgagagagagaatgagagcacatgagaggggggagggtcagagggagaagcagactccccgctgagcagggagcctgatgcgggactcgatcctgggactccaggatcatgacctgagccaaaggcagtcgcttaaccaactgagccacccaggcgcccttttgtttgttttttaagagaagagACGGAATCAAATGTCCACCACGAgggacaaaatatatatatatacatatattcccaatatatatacatgtatatatatgttccCTGGccttaaaaaaaccaacaactcaGCATCAAAATCTACTGGGttgaaaatattcaattaaaaatctctgggcatggggtgcctgggtggctcagtcgttaagtatctgccttcggctcagtcgtgatcccagagtcctgggatcgagccccacatcgggctccctgctctgcgggaagcctgcttctccctctcccactccccctgcttgtgttccctctctcgctgtgtctctctctgtcaaataaataaaatcttaaaaaaataaataaaaataaaaattattaaaaaaaaatctctgggcaTAAGGTCCTCCTACTTTGGGGCTGAAGCATCAAAAATGATCCAAAGGCAAAATGACAAGCTCTAAACAGCCAACTGGAAGAACCACAGGCAGATTTCAGGCCAGCAGAGAAAATGGTGTCATAGTGAAAaaacaggttccctgctcagtggggagcctgcttctccctctgtccctccccctgcttgtgctctctctccctctctctctcaaatagtcttttttttttttttttaagattttacttatttatttgacagagagagaaggcacaagcagagggagcggcagggggagaggaagaatcaggctctccgctgagcagggagcccgatgcaggactcgatcccaggaccctgggaccatgacctgagccaaaggcagatgcttaaccgactgagccacccaggcgcccctcaaataaatagtcttaaaaaaaaaaaaaagggaaagaaaaagaaagatgatgggGTCAAAATGGCCAAaggtttttaagaaaagataacACAAGTTGAGATGTCCAAGAACTCAGAACAGTTTCAGGGTCAGCCATCCACCCAGAAACGCTAACAGGGTCAGGTGTCTACAGGACTGGAACCCTGGCTGTGGGTCGGGCCGCCAAGCGGCTGCTGGTTGGGCTGGGACCGGGCTGTGCTGGGCGGGGGCCTGGCCACGCTCACCTGGAAGACCTCGGCGCTGGTCTTCTCATGCCGTCGCCCCAGCTCCTCCAGCTGCCCCTCCAGCCGGGCCACGTCAGCCTGCAAGGCGCCCACGATGCGCTCGTGCTCCAGGCTGGCCACGCTCCCCCCACGCTCCCGCTCCAGCTCGGCCCGCAGCCGGGCGGCCTCCTTGCCCGTGGCCACCACCTCCCGCTCCAGGCTGGCCGCCCGGCCCCGCAACTCAAGGGCCTCCTCCTGCAGCCGGCGGTGCTCGGAGGCCGGCACCACCGACCGACGCAGGGCCTCGGAAGCCTCGCGCAGCTCCGCCAGGCCCCGCCGAGCCTCCTCGCAGGCCGTGGACAGCTCAGCCGCTCGGGCCTCGGCGGCATCCCGGGCTCGGCCCAGCTCGGCGGCCACAGCCTGCTGCCGCTCCCCGGCGGCCGTGGCCGTGGCCAGCTGCTCCCGCAGCACCTGCAGCTCCCGGCTCTGCTCCAGCCGCACCTCGTCCCGCTGCTCCAGCTCTGCCCGCAGGCCCCGGGCCTCCTCCTCGGCCAGCAGCCGGCCAGCCCGGGCCTCATCCAGCCAGGCTGAGGCCGCCTCCAGCTCCCGGAGGCGGGCGTCCCGGACTCTGAGGTCCTCCCGGGCCTGCTCCAGGGCGGCCCGCAGCTGGACCATGTCACCGCCCCCAGCGGCTCCGCCGCCCTCAGCCTGGCGCATCCGCTCCCGGAGCAGGCCAGCCTCCGCCTCAGCGGCCTGGCACTTGCCGTGGGCCGCCTCCAGCTCGGCGGCTGCCTCCCGCTCCCGTTGCCGGAGGGCCTCCTCCAAGCCGCGAATCCGGGTCTCCAGCTCTGCCTGCAGCTGTTCGGAGGCCTCCGCAGCACCAGGGTGGAGGACTGGGCCCGGGGAGGCCCTCGGGGCTGTGGCCCCCACCGCCGTGGCCTCCACATGTGTGGTCTCTGCGCCTGCAGGTACGGCCTCCACGCTGCCTGCTCCGCTGGCCCTCATTTCCCGTTCCTCTGCTTTCAGCTTTGTGGCCTCGGCTCCCGTGGCCTTTGCCTCTGGATTTCCTCCCTCTTCCAGAGCCTCGGGTTCTGTGGCCTCGGCCCCCGTGGCCTTTGCCTCTGGATTTCCTCCCTCTTCCAGAGCCTCGGGTTCTGTGGCCTCGGCCCCCGTGGGTTTTGTTTCTGTGGCCTCAGCCCCCACAGAAGCTGCTTCCACAGTTTCCAGGCCTGTAGCCTCCTCGTCTGTGGTCTCAGCTCCGTTCACTTTGGATCCCGGAGCCGTGGCACCGTCAAGCTCCATTTCCGTTGGCCCGTTCCTGGTGGTCTTGCCTCCCGtgcccccgccctccccagcaGCTGCCTCCTCTTCCCCAGGGGCGCCCCATGTTTCCTGTCGCTCCAGTGCCCGCAGGGCCTCCGCATGCTGCCTGCAGAGCTGGTCGAACTCAGCCCGAAGAGAGTCATAGAGGGCCAGAGGGATGACCTCGGCTGACCCGTTCACCTCCATCTCGTCCTTCTCGAAGCTCTCCAGGATCTGGGAGGTAGTGGGGAGCTGGCGGGAGCTTGTGGCCATGGGGGCTCAGAGTGGCACTGCCACCTTCCCTGCCCACAGACTCAGCCGTGTGCCCACCCTGACCCCTCCCCGGGGAACAATCCCTCAGGTCCTCAGATCTGTCCCCATCCCACCctccagggcctcagtttccccacctggacCTTCTCCATCAGCTCCTGGTTTTGTCTGGTGAGTGCAGCCAGCTGCTCCTGCAGTGAGGCCAAGAGCTCCTGGGCTGAGGGGCTTAGCCGTTTGGAGAGCAGAGCCTCGGCCCCTGGTGGGCGCACAGAGTCAGCCCCGGGTGTCCTGGGCCACAGGGGATGGGAACTAGGGGTCTGGAGCAGGGGGTCAGAGCCCCCAaggcaagcagggggaatgaATAATGGGTGGGGGCCGACCTCCCTCCCAGCTTCAAACTCTCTCCATGCCTGTGGGTCAAGGCTCCATTTCCAGGGGCCCCAGGGACAAGGTGGACAGAGGTGCATGGAGGGAGGACGGGGGTGGGGGCTCACCTGGAAAGTCAGACAGTTCTCCCTCCTCATCCTGCAGAGTGGCCACATCGTAGCTGGTATTCTCCCGCTCATTCTGGGGGGGGACAGGGTCCGGCACCAGTATTacccccttcccagccccaaACCTGCCCCCAAGAATCTAGAGAGGACAGGGGAATTCACGTGTCCCCATCGCTCCCCAGGAGCATCAGACTGGCCGTGTCTGGGCCACAGTGTTTGCTGAGTGCCCACTGTGTGCTGTGGGGCTATGCTGGGCTCCCCGGAAGGGCAGGGAACAGCCCAGCCACTGCGCGAATGTGTGACCATAACCCGATGCCTGGGGGTGTATGTGCGGCCTGTGTGTATGGGTCACGGAGAGAGGGATGAggggctgtgtcctcacagggttATGTCTGGGATCCTGCACTGGGGTCACGTCGGGCTGAGGGTGTCTGCATGTGAGTGCGGACAGCTCAGGGTTCAGGGGTCTGTGGTGAGCACGGGGGTGTCGCgtggccccccacccctcccgtgTGAGTTCCTGTGACTGTGTGTGATTTTGTGCTTGTGTTTTAGTCTGTTGTGTGTGTGACTGCTTTGACCGTGCTTGTGGATATGGATGGGTCTGTGTGCGTGAGCACAGGTGCCCGCGGATGTTTGTGTAATCACGTATTGGGGGAAATACTTGTGCGTGTACATGGGTTTGTGGGTGTGTCGTCCGCGTGGGATGGAGGAGCGTGTGTTGTGTAGGCGCCAGTATTTCTGGCGTGCATGTGGGAGGAGGCTTGCTGCGGTCACCGGTTTAACGTGCAAGACCACGTGTGTGTGAGCGCGGCTGCTCATCTCTGTGTCCCGGCTCCGTGTTCGGAGACGTGTCCACTGTGCACGTacgtgtgtgggtgtgttgtCTGTGACGGTGCGTTTGTAGGTTTGACTGTTGTGTGTTCGCGTGGGAGAGTCTAGACCTCTACTGGTGTGGTTGTCCCGGAACCACAGCGCGCGCgaggccccgcccctgccccgcaaggccccgcccccacccccggctccgCCCCCGCCCACCTCCAGCAGGGACAGCCGGCTCTGCAGACTCTCCACTTCCCGTCCCAggctctccttctcctcttgctTCTCAGCCAGCAGCTGCTGCAGCTCTTGCACCTGGAAGGAGGGCGgcagcgtgggggggggggggggctcgccCAGCCTCGGGGAGGAAACACGGATGGCTGAGGGGCTGGCTATCTCCGCACCTGCCACCTACCTGTCTCTCCAGGCTGTGGAGGGAGCTGGCCTCTGCCTCTGGCAGCTGGTGGGAAGAAGGGGGGACAGGGCTTGAATCTGGGTTGGGGGtcgtccccaccccacctccgtagtagccccccatccccaccacagaCAGTGGCTGTGCACCTACTGCACACCCAGCACCCTGCTCTGCCCCCTGACTCGTCACTGAGCATTATATTGAGTGTCAGACCCTGTTTTGGGGCCACTCATTCACTCGCTCACTCAAATACCCGTTCTTCCAATAAACATCAGGTGAATCCTGTGAGCCAGTCATGGTCAACCATGCCTATCCTCGTGGGCTTACAGTCAAATGGGTGAACGTGAATAAAATACATGGCATGCCCAATAGCACTAAGTGCTTcgaataaaaataaagggaactGGGAAGTGAGTGGGAGCTGTGACAATTTTAAATAAGGTAGGCAAGGGAGGTGTCTTTGGCAAGTGGTTTCTGAGCAAAGAcctaaaggaaaagaaggagggagcCACAGGAGCATCTGGGGAAGAGTGTTCCAAGCAGAGGgcacagcacatgcaaaggccctggggcaggaccagGCCTGGAACCCTGGGGGAACAGCATGGAGGcccatgtggctggagcagaatAAGCGcgggtggagagagggaggcggGAGCTAGGAGAGGTAAGGGGAGTCTTCCCTGCAAAActgcaccccaccccaggctTAGTCTTAGGCCTGTATCTCTGTGGCCCCTTACCTCCTGCTTCCTCTGTTCCTGGTGCTGCTCCAGGCCCCGGATCTTCTGCAGCAGGCGACCCCTCTCCTGTCGCAGCCGCATGATCTCCTCGTAGGCATCTTGATCATCCtgttccccccgccccagggACCCACCACCTTCACGTGAGGCCCATGGGCTGTCCCCTCCCATACCTGAGCCAGagcttcctcccctcctgcctgcccctgtTCCTCCCCGCCATGGCCTGGCCGGGGCATCTCTCACCGGCACGGGGATGCTGGCAGGGGGCTGAGGTGCTTTCCGCTTCTTGGGAGCCCCTCGCTTTTCATGGCTGGACACAGAGTTCTGAGGGAAGGGGTGACAGGGGCACATGGGGGATATGCCAGCCTCCCACCCAAATATGCCAGCCCAGCCCCACTATCTGTCATCAGCCCCAAATTGGCCCTCACTTCCTGTGTGACGCTGAGCAAGTCCCTGGCTCTCCCTGGTCCTCACTGATCCCAGCACAGAAGGGGCCATACTGCCTGAGAGTTCCAGATCTTATGCttcactctctgcccctctttGTGCCTTGGTACGTGGTATTAGACCAGATTGTCTACAAGTTCCCTTTCCCTGTGGAGCTGAGATGCTGTAGGGccgggagagagaaagaggccagACCTGCCTTCTTCCCTGACCTACACCAGCCCTCACCAAACTCAGTTCCCTCTaccagcccaccccagccccatgaTTTGGCCCCATCCCTGCAGTGTTCTCACCCAGTCCTGAGAGTTATGCTGTGGGTGTTGCTGTCACTTGGTGGCAGCATACCCTGAAGGTGGCATTCATCCCAAACAGGTCTTCCTAGGTCACAACCCTGGGACAGAAGTccatctcctccttctcttcccataAAGCTTGGGGCAAGGGGGGGGGCAGTGTGTGCAAGGGGAGGGGACTCATTCACTGCTTAGAGATCCATACCTGAGATGATGCCTCGCCT of the Halichoerus grypus chromosome 1, mHalGry1.hap1.1, whole genome shotgun sequence genome contains:
- the ANKRD24 gene encoding ankyrin repeat domain-containing protein 24 isoform X4, which gives rise to MKQLCVCAAASSALRLSPTDLGSCPPCGPCPIPKPAARGRRQSQEWGKSDERLLQAVESNDVARVAALITRKGLVPTKLDPEGKSAFHLAAMRGATSCLEVMLAHGANVMSTDGAGYNALHLAAKYGHPQCLKQLLQASCVVDIVDSSGWTALHHAAAGGCLSCSEILCSFKAHLNPRDRSGTTPLLIAAQMCHTDLCRLLLQQGAAANDQDLQGSRTALMLACEGASPETVEVLLRGGARPDVTDALGQDAAHYGALAGDKLILHLLQEAAQRPSPPSEDDSGEASSQNSVSSHEKRGAPKKRKAPQPPASIPVPDDQDAYEEIMRLRQERGRLLQKIRGLEQHQEQRKQELPEAEASSLHSLERQVQELQQLLAEKQEEKESLGREVESLQSRLSLLENERENTSYDVATLQDEEGELSDFPGAEALLSKRLSPSAQELLASLQEQLAALTRQNQELMEKVQILESFEKDEMEVNGSAEVIPLALYDSLRAEFDQLCRQHAEALRALERQETWGAPGEEEAAAGEGGGTGGKTTRNGPTEMELDGATAPGSKVNGAETTDEEATGLETVEAASVGAEATETKPTGAEATEPEALEEGGNPEAKATGAEATEPEALEEGGNPEAKATGAEATKLKAEEREMRASGAGSVEAVPAGAETTHVEATAVGATAPRASPGPVLHPGAAEASEQLQAELETRIRGLEEALRQREREAAAELEAAHGKCQAAEAEAGLLRERMRQAEGGGAAGGGDMVQLRAALEQAREDLRVRDARLRELEAASAWLDEARAGRLLAEEEARGLRAELEQRDEVRLEQSRELQVLREQLATATAAGERQQAVAAELGRARDAAEARAAELSTACEEARRGLAELREASEALRRSVVPASEHRRLQEEALELRGRAASLEREVVATGKEAARLRAELERERGGSVASLEHERIVGALQADVARLEGQLEELGRRHEKTSAEVFQVQREALFMKSERHAAEAKLATAEQQLLGLRTEAERARQAQSRAQEALDMAKEKDKKITELSKEVFSLKEALKDQPAAPGTPEVEALQGQVKALQEQLKQAARDHSAVVALYRSHLLYAIQGQMDEDVQRILSQILQMQRLQAQGR
- the ANKRD24 gene encoding ankyrin repeat domain-containing protein 24 isoform X6 — encoded protein: MKQLCVCAAASSASQEWGKSDERLLQAVESNDVARVAALITRKGLVPTKLDPEGKSAFHLAAMRGATSCLEVMLAHGANVMSTDGAGYNALHLAAKYGHPQCLKQLLQASCVVDIVDSSGWTALHHAAAGGCLSCSEILCSFKAHLNPRDRSGTTPLLIAAQMCHTDLCRLLLQQGAAANDQDLQGSRTALMLACEGASPETVEVLLRGGARPDVTDALGQDAAHYGALAGDKLILHLLQEAAQRPSPPSEDDSGEASSQNSVSSHEKRGAPKKRKAPQPPASIPVPDDQDAYEEIMRLRQERGRLLQKIRGLEQHQEQRKQELPEAEASSLHSLERQVQELQQLLAEKQEEKESLGREVESLQSRLSLLENERENTSYDVATLQDEEGELSDFPGAEALLSKRLSPSAQELLASLQEQLAALTRQNQELMEKVQILESFEKDEMEVNGSAEVIPLALYDSLRAEFDQLCRQHAEALRALERQETWGAPGEEEAAAGEGGGTGGKTTRNGPTEMELDGATAPGSKVNGAETTDEEATGLETVEAASVGAEATETKPTGAEATEPEALEEGGNPEAKATGAEATEPEALEEGGNPEAKATGAEATKLKAEEREMRASGAGSVEAVPAGAETTHVEATAVGATAPRASPGPVLHPGAAEASEQLQAELETRIRGLEEALRQREREAAAELEAAHGKCQAAEAEAGLLRERMRQAEGGGAAGGGDMVQLRAALEQAREDLRVRDARLRELEAASAWLDEARAGRLLAEEEARGLRAELEQRDEVRLEQSRELQVLREQLATATAAGERQQAVAAELGRARDAAEARAAELSTACEEARRGLAELREASEALRRSVVPASEHRRLQEEALELRGRAASLEREVVATGKEAARLRAELERERGGSVASLEHERIVGALQADVARLEGQLEELGRRHEKTSAEVFQVQREALFMKSERHAAEAKLATAEQQLLGLRTEAERARQAQSRAQEALDMAKEKDKKITELSKEVFSLKEALKDQPAAPGTPEVEALQGQVKALQEQLKQAARDHSAVVALYRSHLLYAIQGQMDEDVQRILSQILQMQRLQAQGR
- the ANKRD24 gene encoding ankyrin repeat domain-containing protein 24 isoform X2; this encodes MDLGADAGGCRLGGCCLRPPPQDYLPLQLRLSPTDLGSCPPCGPCPIPKPAARGRRQSQEWGKSDERLLQAVESNDVARVAALITRKGLVPTKLDPEGKSAFHLAAMRGATSCLEVMLAHGANVMSTDGAGYNALHLAAKYGHPQCLKQLLQASCVVDIVDSSGWTALHHAAAGGCLSCSEILCSFKAHLNPRDRSGTTPLLIAAQMCHTDLCRLLLQQGAAANDQDLQGRTALMLACEGASPETVEVLLRGGARPDVTDALGQDAAHYGALAGDKLILHLLQEAAQRPSPPSEDDSGEASSQNSVSSHEKRGAPKKRKAPQPPASIPVPDDQDAYEEIMRLRQERGRLLQKIRGLEQHQEQRKQELPEAEASSLHSLERQVQELQQLLAEKQEEKESLGREVESLQSRLSLLENERENTSYDVATLQDEEGELSDFPGAEALLSKRLSPSAQELLASLQEQLAALTRQNQELMEKVQILESFEKDEMEVNGSAEVIPLALYDSLRAEFDQLCRQHAEALRALERQETWGAPGEEEAAAGEGGGTGGKTTRNGPTEMELDGATAPGSKVNGAETTDEEATGLETVEAASVGAEATETKPTGAEATEPEALEEGGNPEAKATGAEATEPEALEEGGNPEAKATGAEATKLKAEEREMRASGAGSVEAVPAGAETTHVEATAVGATAPRASPGPVLHPGAAEASEQLQAELETRIRGLEEALRQREREAAAELEAAHGKCQAAEAEAGLLRERMRQAEGGGAAGGGDMVQLRAALEQAREDLRVRDARLRELEAASAWLDEARAGRLLAEEEARGLRAELEQRDEVRLEQSRELQVLREQLATATAAGERQQAVAAELGRARDAAEARAAELSTACEEARRGLAELREASEALRRSVVPASEHRRLQEEALELRGRAASLEREVVATGKEAARLRAELERERGGSVASLEHERIVGALQADVARLEGQLEELGRRHEKTSAEVFQVQREALFMKSERHAAEAKLATAEQQLLGLRTEAERARQAQSRAQEALDMAKEKDKKITELSKEVFSLKEALKDQPAAPGTPEVEALQGQVKALQEQLKQAARDHSAVVALYRSHLLYAIQGQMDEDVQRILSQILQMQRLQAQGR
- the ANKRD24 gene encoding ankyrin repeat domain-containing protein 24 isoform X7, yielding MKQLCVCAAASSASQEWGKSDERLLQAVESNDVARVAALITRKGLVPTKLDPEGKSAFHLAAMRGATSCLEVMLAHGANVMSTDGAGYNALHLAAKYGHPQCLKQLLQASCVVDIVDSSGWTALHHAAAGGCLSCSEILCSFKAHLNPRDRSGTTPLLIAAQMCHTDLCRLLLQQGAAANDQDLQGRTALMLACEGASPETVEVLLRGGARPDVTDALGQDAAHYGALAGDKLILHLLQEAAQRPSPPSEDDSGEASSQNSVSSHEKRGAPKKRKAPQPPASIPVPDDQDAYEEIMRLRQERGRLLQKIRGLEQHQEQRKQELPEAEASSLHSLERQVQELQQLLAEKQEEKESLGREVESLQSRLSLLENERENTSYDVATLQDEEGELSDFPGAEALLSKRLSPSAQELLASLQEQLAALTRQNQELMEKVQILESFEKDEMEVNGSAEVIPLALYDSLRAEFDQLCRQHAEALRALERQETWGAPGEEEAAAGEGGGTGGKTTRNGPTEMELDGATAPGSKVNGAETTDEEATGLETVEAASVGAEATETKPTGAEATEPEALEEGGNPEAKATGAEATEPEALEEGGNPEAKATGAEATKLKAEEREMRASGAGSVEAVPAGAETTHVEATAVGATAPRASPGPVLHPGAAEASEQLQAELETRIRGLEEALRQREREAAAELEAAHGKCQAAEAEAGLLRERMRQAEGGGAAGGGDMVQLRAALEQAREDLRVRDARLRELEAASAWLDEARAGRLLAEEEARGLRAELEQRDEVRLEQSRELQVLREQLATATAAGERQQAVAAELGRARDAAEARAAELSTACEEARRGLAELREASEALRRSVVPASEHRRLQEEALELRGRAASLEREVVATGKEAARLRAELERERGGSVASLEHERIVGALQADVARLEGQLEELGRRHEKTSAEVFQVQREALFMKSERHAAEAKLATAEQQLLGLRTEAERARQAQSRAQEALDMAKEKDKKITELSKEVFSLKEALKDQPAAPGTPEVEALQGQVKALQEQLKQAARDHSAVVALYRSHLLYAIQGQMDEDVQRILSQILQMQRLQAQGR
- the ANKRD24 gene encoding ankyrin repeat domain-containing protein 24 isoform X5, translated to MDLGADAGGCRLGGCCLRPPPQDYLPLQLRLSPTDLGSCPPCGPCPIPKPAARGRRQSQEWGKSDERLLQAVESNDVARVAALITRKGLVPTKLDPEGKSAFHLAAMRGATSCLEVMLAHGANVMSTDGAGYNALHLAAKYGHPQCLKQLLQASCVVDIVDSSGWTALHHAAAGGCLSCSEILCSFKAHLNPRDRSGTTPLLIAAQMCHTDLCRLLLQQGAAANDQDLQGSRTALMLACEGASPETVEVLLRGGARPDVTDALGQDAAHYGALAGDKLILHLLQEAAQRPSPPSEDDSGEASSQNSVSSHEKRGAPKKRKAPQPPASIPVPDDQDAYEEIMRLRQERGRLLQKIRGLEQHQEQRKQELPEAEASSLHSLERQVQELQQLLAEKQEEKESLGREVESLQSRLSLLENERENTSYDVATLQDEEGELSDFPGAEALLSKRLSPSAQELLASLQEQLAALTRQNQELMEKVQILESFEKDEMEVNGSAEVIPLALYDSLRAEFDQLCRQHAEALRALERQETWGAPGEEEAAAGEGGGTGGKTTRNGPTEMELDGATAPGSKVNGAETTDEEATGLETVEAASVGAEATETKPTGAEATEPEALEEGGNPEAKATGAEATEPEALEEGGNPEAKATGAEATKLKAEEREMRASGAGSVEAVPAGAETTHVEATAVGATAPRASPGPVLHPGAAEASEQLQAELETRIRGLEEALRQREREAAAELEAAHGKCQAAEAEAGLLRERMRQAEGGGAAGGGDMVQLRAALEQAREDLRVRDARLRELEAASAWLDEARAGRLLAEEEARGLRAELEQRDEVRLEQSRELQVLREQLATATAAGERQQAVAAELGRARDAAEARAAELSTACEEARRGLAELREASEALRRSVVPASEHRRLQEEALELRGRAASLEREVVATGKEAARLRAELERERGGSVASLEHERIVGALQADVARLEGQLEELGRRHEKTSAEVFQVQREALFMKSERHAAEAKLATAEQQLLGLRTEAERARQAQSRAQEALDMAKEKDKKITELSKEVFSLKEALKDQPAAPGTPEVEALQGQVKALQEQLKGQMDEDVQRILSQILQMQRLQAQGR